The segment AAAATTCGAGATACAGGACCGTCAGGTATGCCATGACGCACATGCCCACTTCGAACAGGACCGAATTACCCTGCCACATCCACGGCATGGCCGGATGCCACGCATTGTAATAACGTCCCAAATCCATCAGAAGCCCGACGACCGCGCACGAATAACCAAGCAGGGCGACCAGCAACGCCGATCGCACGATCGGCTCGTATTTGTGCCGGTTGAAAACGTGGGTCAACGCCGCCATGGTAAAGCCGCCCGCCGACAGAGCCACGCGGCCTTCGACGTCGTAGGCGATCCAAATGCCCCATGGAAAGCGATCGGTGAGATTTGTCGAGGCTTGAAGGCCAAATACAAGGCGATACAGGGCCGCCATCACTCCGGCCGCCGCAATTCCACAAAGCAGATACACGCCGGGCGTCCAGAATTTCACGGGAATCGGTTCGCGAGGATGGTGGCTCATTCGTGCGGCGCTTTCGATGGTTCTGTTTTTTCTTCCGCCTCGCTCACTTTCATGGCGATGGCCAGCAGGCCATAGAGGAGCATCGGGGGAATGCCGTATTTGAAGATGCTGTGCTGGAGATTCTCCGTCAAGTGCGGCAACGGGTGTGCGGGCACTTTGAGAAAGCCCAGTTCTTCCGCCGGGCGGCTGGTCAGATAAAGCCAAGACGTGCCGCCCGCTTCCGCTTCGCCGTACACGTGCGGATAATAGGCGTCCGGATCCGCTTCGATTTTCGCATGAGCCATTTCGAGCAAATCGTCGCGCGTGGCGAAGGTCAGACAGTTTGGCGGACATATCTGCACGCACGCCGGTGGTTCGCCTCGCGCTTGGTAGGTTTCGTAGCAGAATGTGCATTTCTGCACCTTGGGCGCGAGGATATTATTGTACTCGTAAGCAGGCACTTCGAAGGGGCATGCCAGCATGCAGTATCGGCAACCGATACATTTCGACACATCGTAACTAACGGTTCCGTTCGATTTTTTATGCAGCGCGCCCACAATGCATGCCGACACGCAATTGGGCCGCAAACAATGCATGCATTGGGATTTTACATAAATGGGCTCCGACGGGTTGACCGGATTGGCATGTCGGTTGACCACCGTCAGCGCGTCATGCGTCATGCGCCGGGGGGAGTCGAAAACGGACATGTCCTTGTACGACTCGATGGATGTCCCATTCGGGCGATTGGCGCGGGCGCACGCATACTCGCATTTGCGGCAGCCGATGCACTTGGTCGTGTCAACCAAGACTCCGATTTGATTGCCTGATGCGCCAGTGGCGGAATCACTCGCATGGGCTGGAAAGGACGTACAAACAACCCCGCCGACTGTAGCCGCCCCGCCCGCGACCGCAGCCATGAATTCTCTTCGATTCATATACTACACACTTCCAAGTTACTGCTCAAGAAGCCTTTTACTGAATTGCGGCTTTTCCATTAAGGAAGTCAAAGCATACTTCATGAAAACTATTAAAATAATCAGTAATTATTACGGATTTTTTTCTATGATACTCAGTATTTTTCACGTACTCCCCTCACGGACCCATTATTCGGTAAATATCCTGTGAACGGCGTCTTACCCTTTCGTTCCGCGTGTGAAACAATGACCTCTGCTGACGCGCATCCCGTGCTGGCGCGTCGTTTCATCGGACGTTTACGCTATTCGCGCCATGAAGGCATTTGACGGATGCGATCGTAAACCAGTCCGGCGACGAAGCGCGCCTCCGGCGCACCATAGTGTCCACTTGTCCAGTTTTCGCCGGCTTCGAGAAATGCTTTGCGCGTTAGGAGATAGGGAATGTGAAACTTTTGCGCCACTTTCGCGCAAAACTTTTCGGCTTGTGCCGGGAAATACTCTCCGGTTGTCTGGTGGGTTATTTCCGGTCCAGATCCA is part of the Candidatus Hydrogenedentota bacterium genome and harbors:
- a CDS encoding 4Fe-4S dicluster domain-containing protein, whose product is MNRREFMAAVAGGAATVGGVVCTSFPAHASDSATGASGNQIGVLVDTTKCIGCRKCEYACARANRPNGTSIESYKDMSVFDSPRRMTHDALTVVNRHANPVNPSEPIYVKSQCMHCLRPNCVSACIVGALHKKSNGTVSYDVSKCIGCRYCMLACPFEVPAYEYNNILAPKVQKCTFCYETYQARGEPPACVQICPPNCLTFATRDDLLEMAHAKIEADPDAYYPHVYGEAEAGGTSWLYLTSRPAEELGFLKVPAHPLPHLTENLQHSIFKYGIPPMLLYGLLAIAMKVSEAEEKTEPSKAPHE